Proteins encoded together in one uncultured Desulfosarcina sp. window:
- a CDS encoding AI-2E family transporter, translated as MFEVFREWKERHFSDPQRVILGFMLLLGAGLIYFLGNLLAPVMISIIIAYLLDGLVILLKRFRLPRIAAVSIVFAVFMIGMLVMILWLLPLTVKQIGQLVQQLPGMLAKVQTRLSELPTRYPELISESQVRQIIDYLNTSLTVMGRKALTLSLASVVGLMHLVVYLVLVPFMVFFLLKDKDIILNWARRFLPDNMDLTESVWQEANVQVTNYIRGKGWELLIIWGISYAAFKALGLQFALLISLFTGLSVIIPYIGVTVMGFVMALVAFIQWGWSHEFASAMVAYLVIQIFDGNLLAPLLLSGVVNLHPVAIVVAILLFGGLWGLWGLFFAIPLATLANAVIKAWFVKLEQKADTPVGTDPS; from the coding sequence ATGTTTGAAGTCTTCAGAGAGTGGAAAGAACGGCATTTTTCCGATCCCCAGCGGGTGATTCTGGGATTCATGCTGCTGCTGGGCGCCGGGTTGATCTATTTTCTGGGCAACCTGCTGGCCCCGGTGATGATCAGCATCATTATCGCCTATCTGCTCGACGGCCTTGTCATCCTGTTGAAGCGTTTCCGCCTGCCTCGCATCGCTGCGGTCTCCATCGTTTTTGCCGTTTTCATGATCGGCATGCTGGTCATGATTTTGTGGCTTCTGCCCCTTACCGTCAAACAGATCGGCCAGCTGGTTCAGCAATTGCCCGGGATGCTGGCCAAGGTTCAAACCCGATTGAGCGAACTGCCCACCCGCTACCCGGAGCTGATCTCCGAGAGCCAGGTCCGGCAAATCATCGACTACCTGAACACCAGCCTGACCGTAATGGGCCGGAAGGCGCTGACCCTGTCTCTGGCTTCGGTGGTGGGCCTGATGCATCTGGTAGTCTACCTGGTGCTGGTTCCCTTCATGGTTTTCTTTCTGCTCAAGGATAAGGATATTATCCTGAATTGGGCCCGGCGTTTTCTTCCCGACAACATGGATCTGACCGAGTCCGTCTGGCAGGAGGCCAACGTTCAGGTCACCAATTACATTCGCGGCAAGGGCTGGGAGCTGTTGATCATCTGGGGCATCAGCTATGCGGCCTTCAAGGCGCTGGGGCTCCAGTTTGCCCTTTTGATCTCGCTGTTTACGGGCCTGTCGGTGATTATCCCCTATATCGGCGTCACGGTCATGGGTTTCGTTATGGCTCTGGTCGCCTTTATCCAGTGGGGCTGGAGCCACGAGTTCGCATCCGCCATGGTGGCGTATCTGGTGATCCAGATTTTCGACGGCAACCTGCTGGCCCCCTTGCTGCTATCCGGCGTGGTCAATCTCCACCCGGTGGCCATTGTCGTGGCGATACTCCTGTTCGGCGGGCTCTGGGGATTGTGGGGACTCTTTTTCGCAATTCCCCTGGCCACGTTGGCCAATGCCGTCATCAAGGCCTGGTTCGTCAAACTGGAACAAAAAGCGGACACACCTGTGGGGACCGACCCAAGCTAA
- a CDS encoding DUF6122 family protein encodes MLRSWIHLALHFMVPGVVARFGFADRWKRAWLIMVATMIVDLDHLLAVPVYDPCRCSIGFHPLHIWPAVAGYLLLCLFSKTRMVGLGLVIHMALDAIDCLWMGKGLG; translated from the coding sequence ATGTTGCGTTCTTGGATTCACTTGGCCCTGCATTTCATGGTGCCCGGGGTGGTGGCCCGGTTTGGATTTGCCGACCGATGGAAGCGGGCCTGGCTGATCATGGTGGCGACCATGATCGTTGATCTTGATCATCTGTTGGCCGTTCCGGTATACGATCCTTGCCGCTGCAGTATCGGCTTTCATCCCCTGCACATCTGGCCAGCGGTTGCGGGTTATCTGCTTCTTTGCCTGTTTTCGAAAACGCGCATGGTGGGGCTGGGGCTGGTGATTCACATGGCGCTGGATGCCATCGACTGCCTGTGGATGGGCAAGGGGTTGGGATAG
- a CDS encoding cyclic nucleotide-binding domain-containing protein gives MQETDFLKGNQRVLKDIRKFEIFEPFQEDELQHLMSMSKIRKYNAGEKIFEQGSSDTWLYFLVYGKIRLMKDEKPVAMLQRRGDIFGEMGALECAPRSAAAVAVGETVCLATDIYYIEQLTGTDKLAFGYVIFRVFASVLADRLRATTEQLMEIKGRSIKIW, from the coding sequence ATGCAGGAAACCGATTTTTTAAAAGGCAACCAGCGGGTTCTGAAGGACATCCGGAAATTCGAAATTTTCGAACCATTTCAAGAAGATGAGCTTCAGCACTTGATGTCGATGAGCAAAATCAGGAAGTATAATGCGGGGGAAAAGATTTTTGAGCAGGGTAGCTCGGATACCTGGCTTTACTTTCTGGTCTACGGCAAAATAAGACTGATGAAAGACGAAAAGCCCGTGGCAATGCTCCAGCGCCGGGGTGATATCTTCGGAGAAATGGGCGCCCTCGAATGCGCCCCCCGCAGTGCCGCGGCTGTGGCCGTGGGTGAGACCGTTTGCCTGGCAACGGATATTTACTACATCGAACAGCTGACCGGCACCGACAAACTGGCCTTTGGCTATGTCATTTTTCGGGTATTTGCCAGCGTGCTGGCCGATCGCCTCCGGGCAACCACCGAGCAGTTGATGGAAATTAAAGGCAGAAGCATTAAAATCTGGTAG
- a CDS encoding acyloxyacyl hydrolase, with protein MIACRAKTRVLFASICTALFLFTASDEGCAFDDPSDRGLIREIRCGVAAHDVDGLWSGSSKEKGPDIHAEAIFNRPLFRLFAATAYPDVGADVNTRGNTSKIFGGLLLQWEPSGPFFFSTGAGLALHDGKRDTADTDRKSLGSRVLFRIPVEIGYAITEHHRVTILFDHVSNAYLASPNEGMDTLGIVYGYRF; from the coding sequence ATGATCGCATGCCGTGCAAAAACCCGCGTCTTGTTCGCCTCGATTTGCACGGCACTTTTTCTTTTTACGGCCTCCGATGAAGGATGTGCCTTCGACGATCCATCCGACCGGGGATTGATCCGGGAAATTCGCTGCGGTGTCGCGGCCCACGATGTCGACGGGCTGTGGAGCGGCTCTTCCAAGGAGAAAGGGCCGGACATTCACGCAGAGGCGATTTTCAACCGCCCCTTGTTCCGGCTGTTTGCCGCCACCGCGTACCCCGATGTGGGGGCCGACGTGAACACCCGCGGAAATACCAGCAAGATCTTCGGCGGTCTGCTGCTTCAGTGGGAGCCATCGGGGCCCTTTTTCTTTTCAACAGGCGCGGGGCTGGCGCTGCATGATGGCAAACGGGATACGGCCGACACGGACCGCAAATCCCTGGGATCGCGGGTGCTGTTCAGGATTCCAGTGGAAATCGGGTATGCAATCACCGAACATCACCGGGTCACGATTCTGTTCGATCATGTCTCCAACGCCTACCTGGCGAGTCCCAACGAGGGCATGGATACCCTGGGAATCGTTTATGGATACCGGTTTTGA